A region of Nakaseomyces glabratus chromosome M, complete sequence DNA encodes the following proteins:
- the MMS21 gene encoding SUMO ligase MMS21 (CAGL0M03267g~Ortholog(s) have SUMO transferase activity, protein serine/threonine kinase inhibitor activity, role in DNA double-strand break attachment to nuclear envelope, DNA repair and Smc5-Smc6 complex, cytoplasm, nuclear envelope localization) encodes MDSVALPEALPIHKDQRDNFHDLRECYISSELSTIEKQYEKTINQLTTYIDLLEEDQILQCVNKLTESYKDTLAQKEQADQLDNQLESLKQDYLRISDHSPATDIDSFREYTNGTVGIDSFQKYFTEGIVDQKPTIPRNNVRRKPNTYEKLLKALPYIIRDPTCVIPDEDQEEDDIQIEGGKIELNCPITCKPFENPMISKACNHVFDKVGIQMYFDTPDKKKCPQGACGHELTARDFIPDNIMMLRCKINNRKKNDQARNMLDVL; translated from the coding sequence ATGGATAGCGTTGCACTTCCGGAGGCGCTGCCGATACATAAAGATCAAAGAGATAACTTCCATGATCTGCGAGAGTGCTATATATCTTCTGAGTTAAGTACGATTGAGAAACAATACGAAAAAACCATCAACCAGCTGACTACATACATCGATCTACTGGAAGAGGATCAGATACTACAGTGCGTGAACAAGCTTACTGAGAGTTACAAAGATACCTTAGCGCAAAAAGAACAGGCGGACCAATTGGATAACCAACTGGAGTCCTTAAAACAAGATTATCTGAGAATATCTGATCATTCACCAGCGACTGATATTGATAGCTTCAGAGAATATACTAATGGTACGGTCGGCATTGACAGTTTTCAGAAATATTTCACCGAGGGCATAGTAGACCAGAAACCTACCATACCTCGAAACAACGTGAGACGAAAGCCAAATACATATGAGAAGTTACTTAAAGCACTACCATACATAATCAGAGACCCAACTTGTGTGATACCCGATGAGgaccaagaagaagacgatATTCAAATTGAAGGTGGTAAAATCGAATTGAATTGCCCCATTACTTGCAAACCGTTTGAGAACCCAATGATCTCCAAAGCTTGTAATCACGTATTTGACAAAGTGGGTATCCAGATGTACTTTGATACACCAGATAAGAAGAAATGTCCCCAAGGAGCGTGTGGACATGAGCTGACTGCGCGTGATTTTATCCCAGACAACATTATGATGCTCAGATGCAAGATTAACaatagaaagaaaaacgATCAGGCTAGAAACATGCTAGATGTGTTATGA
- the SCP160 gene encoding Scp160p (CAGL0M03223g~Ortholog(s) have G-protein alpha-subunit binding, mRNA binding activity) yields MSLTFATEKELAVDNTPAESSLDSLDGTTFDSDEESKPVEEAPKPEPKPLPSLKDLPSLVDSNSFKPATKVEWGPNMKPAAISSSVSPSMSRSASATSAGRMRSNNIQETFTLDLQSQLSVTKLELSRILQTVKQANNVSVESTLSRNSRTFLISGPAPKVKEAKRELIKMLTRPITENIEVPSRCKAVIIGSGGKNIREISDRYDVKIHISKEPKPDSYNEDLDDDLSDISIFGDFESVKQAKAKILSIVNEDLKNITARLSVEDSTLGSFVNVKEVSSDDVKVQYYQDTGSFTITGSLDDIKNAKTKIKDYLQKLSNELAEENVKIPSKFQFLIDADEVKDRFGVIVKFPKSSSDETVQFAGLKDKVAEAISFARTSSKQYIVDSLDISKAHNKNLDHAKRLVIYFQKYNVLDKVAEEFPDVKYVLPSIEDLQNAKEVFIYLSAKNDKTSEIKAARREIIAIVNDITPAETLVIDDLDYELFHRNIKHILLGHESEAKFIQIGDYFKGDDSVVLFATSTDEDFKPSTDEIKESLEKVNANLNDLRKKQNSLEVATYDLESEKQDEFFGKDSVALKLILEDISGDDGHIQIKLHSPEKNKMTLRGDERAVKKANKDIKSIVENPSTTAKITVEVPVASVSRLIGNKGANLQKLRNKYNCSIDIPQQGESDQDKTVEITIKGLQFIIEHAKKDIANEAKRLADIVTKELVAQAKYHRNLSGPQGMYRTRLQEKYNVFINFLKENNTITIKGPSRGVNKAYDELKALLDFEMENGHKTIVNVPVEHMSRIIGKNGDTINGLSDEFGVELDFLQKSDDPKAVETGVVELEITGNRNAIKEASTKIAAIVSEAADHVTEKLDIDRKYHKTIVGAGGHTLREIISNAGGDEVRGRAVDIPNADSESSIITIQGPKKFVSNVVKAINKIVEESQNSITKKIEVPGERLGALIGPGGIVRKQLESEFNIQLYVPKRDEEETRVSLTGLPENIEKAEKKIFTEIIRDNFDLEIMVPANVQNYVSDRGNLPQRLRLEKFVNVRYGNATKKANNLNRTPVDIPYEKVAGAEGEKVKFTVEETGPSVVENVDGEIPWRLIYEPIDFDSILDEENGEKKEASVDENKKQQLLKEAKEIIENRINDAPNATYSGYVWTSDPSKFFKVVGMGGSNVKKIRESTNCIVYVPKKSDKINNVIFIKGAKENVEKAGEAIIKSLKQ; encoded by the coding sequence ATGTCATTGACCTTTGCTACTGAGAAAGAATTGGCTGTGGATAACACACCAGCTGAGAGTTCTTTGGATTCTCTTGACGGCACTACTTTTGACTCTGATGAGGAGTCAAAGCCTGTCGAAGAAGCTCCAAAGCCTGAGCCAAAACCTTTGCCTTCTTTGAAGGATTTACCATCCTTGGTAGATAGCAACTCCTTCAAACCAGCTACCAAAGTTGAATGGGGTCCTAACATGAAACCTGCAGccatttcttcttccgTCAGTCCATCAATGTCCCGTTCTGCTAGCGCCACCAGCGCTGGTCGTATGAGATCAAACAATATTCAGGAAACTTTTACCCTAGACCTGCAATCTCAATTGTCTGTGACTAAATTGGAACTGTCCAGGATCTTACAAACTGTTAAGCAGGCTAACAACGTCTCTGTCGAGTCTACCTTGTCAAGAAACTCCCGTACTTTCTTGATCTCTGGTCCAGCACCAAAAGTTAAGGAGGCTAAGAGAGAATTGATAAAGATGCTAACCAGACCTATAACGGAAAACATCGAGGTTCCATCAAGATGCAAAGCCGTCATCATTGGTTCTGGTGGTAAGAACATTCGTGAGATCTCTGACAGATACGATGTCAAAATCCACATCAGCAAAGAACCAAAACCAGACTCCTACAATGAAGATCTAGACGACGACTTGAGCGATATCTCCATATTCGGTGACTTTGAATCTGTTAAGCAAGCCAAGGCCAAAATCTTGTCCATTGTAAACGAGGATCTGAAGAATATCACTGCTAGACTATCTGTAGAGGATTCCACTTTGGGATCATTCGTTAATGTCAAGGAAGTCTCTTCAGATGATGTCAAAGTGCAATACTATCAAGATACCGGGTCTTTCACAATTACGGGTAGTTTAGACGACATTAAAAACGCTAAAACCAAGATAAAGGATTACTTACAAAAGCTATCCAATGAACTTGCTGAAGAAAATGTTAAGATTCCATCAAAATTCCAATTCCTAATTGATGCGGACGAAGTTAAGGACAGATTTGGTGTTATTGTCAAGTTCCCAAAGAGCTCCTCTGATGAAACTGTCCAATTTGCTGGATTAAAAGACAAAGTAGCTGAGGCTATTAGTTTTGCTAGGACTTCCTCTAAGCAATACATCGTCGACTCACTTGACATTTCAAAAGCACACAACAAGAATCTTGACCATGCTAAGAGACTAGTCATCTACTTCCAGAAGTACAACGTCTTGGATAAGGTTGCAGAGGAATTCCCAGATGTCAAATACGTTTTGCCATCCATCGAAGATTTGCAAAATGCCAAAGAAGTTTTCATTTACTTGAGTGCAAAGAATGATAAGACTTCAGAAATAAAGGCTGCTCGTAGAGAGATTATTGCGATTGTGAATGACATCACTCCAGCTGAAACACTGGTCATCGATGACCTAGATTACGAACTATTCCACAGAAATATTAAGCACATCTTACTAGGCCATGAATCAGAAGCTAAGTTCATCCAAATTGGTGACTACTTCAAGGGTGATGACTCTGTTGTTTTGTTTGCTACCTCAACAGATGAAGACTTCAAACCATCAACTGATGAAATAAAGGAAAGCTTGGAAAAAGTCAACGCAAATCTAAATGATCTACGTAAGAAGCAAAACTCCCTAGAAGTTGCTACTTATGATCTTGAATCTGAAAAGCAAGATGAGTTTTTTGGAAAGGACTCTGTGGCTCTAAAATTGATCTTAGAAGATATTTCCGGCGATGACGGCCACATTCAAATTAAATTACACTCTCCTGAAAAGAATAAGATGACTTTGAGAGGTGACGAAAGGGCTGTTAAGAAGGCAAACAAAGATATTAAATCTATTGTTGAGAACCCATCTACTACTGCAAAGATAACCGTTGAAGTTCCTGTCGCTTCCGTTTCCAGATTGATTGGTAACAAAGGTGCTAATCTACAAAAGTTGAGAAACAAGTACAACTGTTCTATTGATATTCCTCAACAGGGTGAGTCTGACCAAGATAAGACTGTTGAAATTACCATTAAGGGTTTGCAATTTATCATTGAACATGCTAAGAAGGATATTGCAAATGAAGCTAAGAGATTAGCAGATATCGTCACAAAGGAACTTGTTGCACAGGCTAAATACCACCGTAATTTAAGTGGTCCTCAAGGTATGTACCGTACTCGTCTACAAGAGAAGTACAATGTCTTCATTAACTTCCTAAAGGAAAATAACACCATTACCATTAAGGGTCCATCAAGAGGTGTTAACAAAGCTTACGATGAATTGAAAGCCCTTCTTGATTTCGAAATGGAAAATGGTCATAAGACTATTGTCAATGTTCCAGTCGAGCATATGTCTAGAATCATTGGTAAGAATGGTGACACCATCAACGGTCTTTCTGATGAATTTGGTGTTGAACTAGATTTCTTACAGAAGAGTGATGATCCGAAGGCGGTAGAAACTGGTGTTGTTGAGCTTGAAATCACTGGTAACAGAAATGCCATCAAGGAAGCCTCTACTAAAATTGCAGCTATTGTTTCTGAAGCTGCAGACCACGTTACTGAGAAACTTGACATCGACCGCAAATACCACAAGACAATTGTTGGGGCTGGTGGTCACACTTTAAGAGAAATCATCAGTAATGctggtggtgatgaagTTAGAGGAAGAGCTGTTGATATTCCAAATGCTGACTCAGAGTCTTCCATTATCACAATTCAAGGTCCAAAGAAGTTTGTTTCCAACGTGGTTAAGGCAATTAACAAGattgttgaagaaagtcAAAACAGCATTACCAAGAAGATCGAAGTTCCAGGTGAAAGATTGGGTGCATTGATTGGCCCAGGTGGTATTGTCAGAAAGCAGCTAGAATCTGAGTTTAACATCCAACTTTATGTTCCTAAGAGGGACGAAGAAGAGACTCGTGTTTCTCTAACAGGTTTGCCAGAAAACATCGAGAAAgctgagaagaagatattcaCAGAGATCATCAGAGATAACTTTGATTTGGAGATCATGGTCCCAGCAAATGTTCAAAACTATGTATCCGATCGTGGTAACCTTCCACAAAGACTAAGACTTGAAAAGTTTGTGAACGTTAGATACGGTAACGCCACCAAGAAGGCCAACAATCTAAACAGAACGCCTGTAGATATTCCTTATGAAAAGGTTGCTGGAGCTGAAGGTGAGAAAGTCAAGTTCACTGTTGAAGAAACCGGACCATCTGTTGTTGAAAATGTAGATGGTGAAATACCATGGAGACTAATATACGAGCCTATTGACTTTGATAGCATTttagatgaagaaaatggtgAGAAGAAGGAAGCTTCTGTTGACGAAAACAAGAAGCAGCAATTATTGAAGGAGGCCAAggaaataattgaaaacagAATCAACGACGCTCCAAATGCCACTTACTCTGGATATGTCTGGACATCTGACCCAAGCAAGTTCTTCAAGGTTGTTGGTATGGGTGGTTCCAACGTCAAAAAAATTCGTGAATCTACCAACTGTATTGTTTACGTTCCAAAGAAATCTGATAAGATCAACAACGTAATTTTCATCAAGGGTGCTAAGGAAAATGTTGAGAAGGCAGGTGAAGCCATCATCAAATCTTTGAAACAATGA
- the GTT3 gene encoding Gtt3p (CAGL0M03311g~Ortholog(s) have nuclear periphery, plasma membrane localization), with product MSTFARWRKAELFDLMNKLKITDVSNSTKKSDMIVLIEHYLENLSAPLDYMHDFPELQTYYEDKQQLKIESDIEDELDKISSTSEDMEYGEDIDMKEETSETSSDSSAEETETVVEKKDYNNLDFSEEPTKLQDFKFNFDQILDDIIDRAYIINENVKDYLSSISAVESIFTIIELVLFSVHLFANYRTGETVLSAQHSIGYMDYYFRPEYYKREVVHFLNKIGLPILTWFFLLRIVPCFVSYYINFIRYELLVDMDPMVYHLFKGIVEFLIITRFNDNQNPIQGFLSSFSFSPLGHLHVDPCRDLREFNDALGYLPLCFSVVCTILTLYIL from the coding sequence ATGAGTACATTTGCTAGATGGAGGAAAGCCGAGTTGTTTGACTTGATGAACAAGTTGAAGATAACCGATGTGAGTAACTCAACTAAGAAATCAGATATGATCGTTTTGATTGAGCACTATTTGGAGAACTTGAGTGCACCATTGGATTATATGCATGATTTCCCAGAGCTTCAAACTTACTATGAGGATAAGCAGCAACTTAAGATTGAAAGTGATATAGAAGATGAGCTGGACAAGATCAGCAGTACTAGTGAAGACATGGAATATGGCGAGGATATAGACATGAAGGAGGAAACTTCTGAAACCTCTAGTGACTCATCTGCAGAAGAGACTGAGACTGTggttgaaaagaaagactATAATAACTTGGACTTCAGTGAAGAACCAACAAAGCTTCAAGATTTCAAGTTTAATTTTGATCAAATTCTAGATGATATCATTGACAGAGCTTAcattatcaatgaaaatgtTAAAGATTACTTGTCTTCCATCAGTGCTGTGGAGAGTATATTTACCATAATAGAATTGGTCTTGTTTTCTGTCCATCTGTTTGCAAATTACAGAACCGGTGAAACTGTGCTCTCTGCTCAGCACAGTATTGGTTACATGGATTACTATTTCAGACCTGAATACTATAAGCGTGAGGTTGTtcatttcttgaataaGATAGGTTTGCCAATTCTGACCTGGTTTTTCCTATTGAGAATTGTTCCTTGTTTTGTGTCTTATTATATCAACTTCATTAGATATGAGCTATTGGTTGATATGGACCCAATGGTTTATCATTTGTTCAAGGGTATTGTTGAGTTTTTGATCATAACCAGGTTTAATGATAACCAAAATCCAATTCAAGGATTCTTGAGCTCCTTTTCGTTCAGTCCACTAGGCCACTTGCATGTGGACCCATGTAGAGACTTGAGAGAGTTCAACGATGCCCTAGGGTACCTGCCTTTGTGTTTTTCTGTTGTTTGTACCATTTTAACTCTTTACATTCTTTAA
- the EAF5 gene encoding Eaf5p (CAGL0M03289g~Ortholog(s) have role in DNA repair and NuA4 histone acetyltransferase complex, cytosol localization) encodes MNEEIQTLLIYQICDSLRFQANMEDISVDDVMDVMQENIMVECLLDGVIMDKADVQKIVIQYVTDGELGEEAIGDKMESMYSNSRKKLLKEIDDLDNTISTNRKKDKLLNLYRDTVLNRLQNKKTVLDKLYHGMKEDSSVIRNRIYLERIKNETPNSIAELQLMLQRSIADCIMSEPIGSEKYNIAKEIQINLEDTIRFMKRALE; translated from the coding sequence ATGAATGAGGAGATTCAAACGTTGCTCATATATCAGATATGTGACTCCCTGAGGTTTCAGGCCAACATGGAGGATATCAGTGTCGATGACGTGATGGATGTTATGCAGGAGAATATAATGGTAGAATGTCTGTTGGATGGCGTTATTATGGACAAAGCTGATGTCCAGAAGATAGTGATACAGTATGTTACTGATGGTGAACTGGGAGAAGAGGCAATCGGTGACAAGATGGAGTCTATGTACAGTAACTCCCGAAAGAAGCTactgaaagaaatagaCGACCTCGATAATACAATAAGTACGAATAGAAAGAAGGATAAGCTATTGAATTTGTACAGAGACACAGTGCTTAATAGGCTACAAAATAAGAAGACTGTGCTGGACAAACTCTACCACGGAATGAAAGAGGACTCTAGTGTGATACGGAACAGGATATACCTTGAGCGGATCAAGAATGAGACACCAAATAGCATTGCTGAGCTGCAACTAATGTTACAACGTAGCATTGCGGATTGTATCATGAGTGAGCCCATTGGTAGTGAGAAGTATAATATAGCGAAGGAAATACAAATAAATCTTGAAGACACTATAAGGTTTATGAAGCGCGCTCTCGAGTAA
- the PXP1 gene encoding putative indolepyruvate decarboxylase family protein (CAGL0M03245g~Ortholog(s) have cytosol, peroxisome localization), whose product MGKKVIHSRNIASLLKYQYDVDVVFGIVGIPVVEFAQELQSVGIRFIGFRNEQAASYAASAYGYLTGKPGVLLVVGGPGVIHALAGVYNSMNNRWPLLIIAGSVPRDEKYQGGFQELDQVSLLKPYLKFAGELTGTKKDANIVFNAWNSATQGTPGVSYIDFPGDLITDVVEAIEFYKHETKRITTGPDPRSIAEVTSLIKEHQDKNILVVLGKGCINSSLALRHFIEEFNFPFLPTPMAKGILPDSHRLNVSAARSQALKSADLVLVFGARLNWILHYASPPKWNSNAKFVQVDIEPLTLGVNNPNGTSYCIWGDIQLTIENLRDTLHKLDFVKHKGLTKELKEKIESNKHNLRVRLNPENYYGAKMLNYYSVYSMLKNLIDDRSSFIVSEGANTMDIARISFETDFPKRRLDAGTNATMGVGLGYAIAAKVHSPELNIVTIQGDSAFGFSGMEIETAVRYRLGIIFIIMNNSGIYHGSDPSTITNETQLPPTMLSEKCRYDLVARGLGAKGYLVKNLQELEYYYKKALVHTRERIPCLLNVIIEPGQNKKISFGWQKSKL is encoded by the coding sequence ATGGGTAAAAAAGTAATTCACAGCAGGAACATTGCGTCTTTATTAAAGTACCAGTATGATGTTGACGTTGTATTTGGAATAGTTGGTATCCCGGTGGTAGAATTTGCTCAAGAACTACAGAGTGTTGGTATCAGGTTTATTGGGTTTAGAAATGAGCAGGCTGCTTCATACGCTGCTTCTGCATATGGCTATTTGACTGGAAAGCCTGGTGTGTTATTGGTTGTAGGTGGTCCTGGTGTGATACATGCCCTGGCTGGTGTCTACAACTCTATGAACAATAGATGGCCACTGTTAATAATTGCAGGAAGTGTTCCAAGAGATGAGAAATATCAAGGTGGCTTTCAAGAATTGGATCAAGTATCACTATTAAAGCCGTATCTAAAATTTGCAGGCGAACTGACAGGTACTAAGAAAGATGCCAACATTGTATTCAACGCATGGAACAGTGCAACCCAAGGAACACCAGGTGTATCGTATATCGACTTTCCTGGGGACCTTATCACTGATGTAGTTGAAGCGATAGAATTTTATAAACATGAAACTAAACGTATTACAACAGGACCTGATCCTCGTTCCATTGCTGAAGTTACCTCATTAATCAAAGAACACCAGGACAAGAACATCCTTGTCGTATTAGGTAAAGGCTGCATCAACTCATCATTAGCTTTACGTCATTTTATCGAGGAATTCAACTTTCCATTCTTACCAACTCCAATGGCTAAGGGCATCCTTCCTGACAGCCATAGATTAAATGTTTCAGCTGCTAGATCACAAGCATTAAAATCGGCAGATTTGGTTTTAGTATTTGGTGCAAGGTTGAACTGGATTCTACACTATGCGTCACCTCCAAAATGGAATTCGAATGCTAAATTTGTTCAAGTCGATATTGAGCCGCTAACGCTAGGTGTTAATAACCCTAATGGAACATCATATTGCATTTGGGGTGATATACAACTCACGATTGAAAATTTAAGAGACACTTTGCACAAATTGGATTTTGTGAAACACAAAGGGCTTACCAAAGagttgaaagaaaaaattgaaagtaatAAACATAACTTAAGAGTAAGACTAAATCCAGAAAATTATTATGGAGCCAAAATGCTGAACTACTACTCTGTTTATAGCatgttgaaaaatttgattgATGATAGATCAAGCTTTATAGTATCCGAAGGTGCAAATACTATGGATATTGCTCGAATTTCTTTCGAAACAGATTTCCCAAAGAGAAGGTTAGATGCTGGAACTAATGCAACAATGGGTGTTGGACTCGGATATGCGATCGCAGCAAAAGTACATTCTCCAGAATTAAACATCGTCACGATACAAGGTGATTCCGCATTCGGATTTTCAGGTATGGAAATAGAGACTGCTGTTAGATATCGCCTTGGCATTATATTCATAATCATGAATAACAGTGGTATATATCACGGCTCTGACCCAAGCACAATCACCAACGAGACTCAACTACCCCCTACAATGCTTTCTGAGAAATGTAGATATGATTTAGTGGCTAGAGGTCTTGGTGCAAAGGGATACTTGGTGAAAAACTTACAAGAACttgaatattattacaaGAAAGCATTGGTTCATACCCGGGAAAGAATACCATGTCTATTGAATGTGATCATCGAACCGGgccaaaataaaaagatatCATTCGGGTGGCAGAAGTCGAAGCTATAA
- the PMP2 gene encoding proteolipid ATPase (CAGL0M03305g~Ortholog(s) have enzyme regulator activity, role in positive regulation of ATPase activity and cell periphery, fungal-type vacuole membrane localization): protein MLPGGPIVVLILVGLAACIIVATIIYRKWQERQRALARF, encoded by the coding sequence ATGCTACCTGGTGGACCCATCGTTGTGCTGATCCTTGTTGGTTTAGCGGCCTGCATTATCGTCGCTACCATTATCTATAGAAAATGGCAGGAAAGACAGAGAGCTCTAGCCAGATTCTGA
- the ARP4 gene encoding Arp4p (CAGL0M03201g~Ortholog(s) have role in histone H4-K12 acetylation, histone H4-K5 acetylation, histone H4-K8 acetylation, histone exchange, regulation of nucleosome density), with translation MSNSALQVYGGDEITAVIIDPGSYTTNIGYAGTDCPQSILPSSFGEIHEAEESTSEDNTEKTRKTRKVFSEQSIPIPRPDYEVKRVVENGQVCDWDSAVEQWSWALRNELHIESNRGIPAMLTEPLWNSKENRSKSLEILLEGMEFEACYLTATSTAVSFATGRPNSLIVDIGHDIASVTPVIDGMSLSKSTRCNHFAGRFLNKLLTDYLKPREIIPLFEVEQRKPEFKRRSFSYSVADSLYDYANSRGFFQECKETIFQVATTPIAQEKNNQATSTGRTIESPWNEVIEFESNDRYQFAEQLINPLKESVPDDWPVNVAGVVETWRNDYVPMKRNKVGSGNNKEKEGTKESTPLDSNTATPLPESSSTTNENGKRTAEDIKREELPGIVDLISSSISSCDVDIRASLAHNLVITGGSSTIPGLSDRILNELNMKFPALKFRVLATGQSIERQYQSWLGGSILSSLGTFHQLWIGKKEYEEVGSERLLHDRLR, from the coding sequence ATGTCAAACTCGGCTTTGCAAGTATACGGTGGTGATGAGATAACCGCAGTTATCATCGATCCTGGTTCATATACTACCAATATTGGTTATGCTGGAACTGATTGCCCGCAGTCCATTCTACCATCCAGTTTCGGTGAAATACATGAAGCAGAAGAAAGTACTAGCGAGGACAACACAGAAAAAACAAGGAAAACCAGAAAAGTGTTTTCTGAACAGTCAATTCCTATCCCAAGACCTGACTATGAAGTAAAGAGGGTTGTCGAGAATGGGCAGGTATGCGATTGGGATTCTGCCGTTGAACAGTGGTCTTGGGCATTGAGAAATGAACTTCACATAGAATCGAATAGAGGAATCCCTGCAATGTTAACAGAACCACTATGGAATAGTAAGGAAAATAGATCAAAGTCTCTGGAAATACTATTAGAAGGGATGGAATTTGAAGCATGCTATTTGACTGCAACTTCTACCGCTGTGTCTTTCGCGACAGGACGGCCAAATAGTTTGATTGTAGATATTGGCCATGATATCGCATCTGTTACACCAGTAATAGATGGTATGTCGCTTTCCAAATCTACAAGATGTAACCATTTCGCTGGTAGATTCCTCAACAAATTACTGACTGATTATTTGAAACCCAGAGAGATAATACCTTTATTTGAAGTTGAACAACGGAAACCAGAATTCAAGAGGAGGAGCTTTTCATATTCGGTTGCAGATTCGTTATATGATTATGCCAACTCTCGTGGTTTTTTCCAAGAGTGCAAGGAAACTATATTTCAAGTGGCTACAACACCTATTGCACAAGAGAAAAACAATCAAGCTACTTCCACTGGTAGAACAATTGAATCTCCTTGGAATGAAGTTATTGAATTCGAAAGTAATGACAGATACCAATTTGCAGAACAACTGATAAATCCCTTAAAAGAATCTGTGCCAGATGACTGGCCTGTCAATGTTGCAGGTGTTGTAGAAACTTGGAGAAACGACTATGTACCTATGAAACGTAATAAAGTAGGAAGTGGTaacaataaagaaaaagaaggaaCCAAAGAGTCAACACCCTTGGATAGTAATACTGCAACACCATTGCCTGAATCGTCAAGTACCACTAATGAGAATGGTAAAAGAACGGCGGAAGATATTAAAAGAGAAGAATTACCTGGCATAGTGGATCTGATATCATCTTCCATATCATCATGCGATGTAGATATTAGAGCTTCACTAGCACACAATCTTGTAATAACGGGAGGTTCCTCAACTATACCTGGACTAAGTGACAGAATCCTAAATGAACTTAACATGAAATTTCCAGCTTTAAAATTTAGAGTTTTAGCCACGGGCCAAAGTATAGAAAGACAATATCAATCCTGGCTAGGTGGCAGCATTTTATCTAGTCTGGGCACCTTTCACCAATTGTGGATTGGGAAAAAAGAGTACGAAGAAGTCGGTTCAGAAAGATTGCTTCATGACAGACTTCGTTAA